The following coding sequences are from one Nicotiana tomentosiformis chromosome 3, ASM39032v3, whole genome shotgun sequence window:
- the LOC138908047 gene encoding uncharacterized protein, whose product MVRERVLLRVSPMKDVMMFRKKGKLSLRFIGPFEVLRRVGQVAYEIALPPSLAGFHPIFHVSMLWKYHIDPSHMLDFSSVQLDKDLTYVEEPEAILDKQVRKLRSKNIGSMKVHWRGQSVKEATWETEQDMRSRYPHLFTTSEGLGFGFRLFWDT is encoded by the exons aTGGTTAGAGAGCGGGTCCTACTcagggtgtcacccatgaaggatgttatgatgttcagaaagaagggcaagctgagcctgaggtttatcggcccatttgaggtgttgcgacgtgttgggcaggttgcttatgagattgcattgcctcccagtttAGCAGGATTTCATccaatattccatgtttctatgctctggaagtatcacatcgatccgtctcatatgttggacttcagctcagtccagttggacaaggatttaacctatgttgaggagccagagGCGATCTTGGAtaagcaggttcgaaagctgaggtcgaagaatattggtTCTATGAAGGTTCACTGGAGGGGCCAGTCGGTcaaagaggcgacttgggagaccgagcaagatatgcgcagccgttatcctcatcttttcaccacttcag AAGGTCTTGGGTTTGGTTTCAGATTGttttgggacacatag